A genomic stretch from Photobacterium atrarenae includes:
- a CDS encoding LysM peptidoglycan-binding domain-containing protein, with amino-acid sequence MVRWTVWWVLAWCLAGNSLHAAPLTVKAETPSVYTVQKGDTLWDISEHFLDDPWRWPQLWQANDYIQNPHLIYPGDQLHLIWRDGRPQLHLKRSVKLSPRVRVERTPILTLPAEQLIPYVEDHRLLTAADVSRLPRVMGDSQGQQFISPGTAVWVDEPLSPQRQWGIYRPDASFTRTLVNGEAVEVIALKAIAKVSVVGQADERSQIAITTLLQEVRQNDVLLPSPAPVRESALRFVPSEPPRGLHAQVLGGLANQQQYLATAMVVVLDRGHLDGARAGQVFQLHRPAVPIRDEAGNYRYGAVKQHTSATELAGPVIGDVMVIRPYEHFSLAVVTRATAPFEPGLAALPPQLPPASPEQS; translated from the coding sequence ATGGTGCGATGGACGGTATGGTGGGTGTTGGCGTGGTGTCTCGCCGGCAACAGCTTGCATGCGGCACCTTTGACGGTAAAAGCGGAAACCCCGTCGGTGTATACCGTCCAGAAAGGCGATACCTTGTGGGATATTTCGGAACATTTTCTCGATGATCCCTGGCGCTGGCCGCAGTTGTGGCAAGCCAATGATTACATTCAAAACCCTCACTTGATTTATCCCGGTGACCAGTTGCACCTGATCTGGCGCGACGGCCGGCCGCAGTTGCACCTGAAAAGAAGCGTGAAACTTTCGCCGCGCGTCCGGGTTGAGCGGACGCCGATCCTGACGTTACCTGCGGAGCAGTTGATCCCTTATGTGGAAGACCATCGCTTGCTGACGGCTGCGGATGTTTCGCGTCTGCCCCGGGTGATGGGTGACAGCCAGGGACAGCAGTTTATTTCCCCGGGGACTGCGGTTTGGGTTGATGAGCCGCTCAGCCCACAGCGACAATGGGGGATTTATCGCCCGGATGCCAGTTTTACCCGGACGCTGGTCAATGGCGAGGCGGTTGAAGTGATCGCCCTGAAAGCGATTGCCAAGGTGTCGGTTGTCGGTCAGGCGGACGAGCGGAGTCAGATAGCGATCACCACGTTATTACAGGAAGTGCGTCAGAATGATGTCCTGTTGCCCTCGCCTGCCCCGGTACGCGAGTCGGCGCTGCGCTTTGTGCCGTCTGAACCGCCGCGCGGGCTTCACGCTCAAGTCTTGGGGGGACTGGCCAATCAGCAGCAATATCTGGCCACAGCCATGGTGGTGGTGTTGGACCGGGGGCACCTCGATGGTGCCCGGGCGGGACAAGTGTTTCAGCTACATCGCCCGGCGGTGCCGATCCGGGATGAGGCCGGCAATTATCGTTACGGGGCGGTGAAACAGCACACGTCCGCCACTGAGCTTGCCGGCCCGGTGATTGGAGATGTGATGGTGATCCGGCCGTATGAACACTTCAGTCTGGCGGTGGTGACCCGGGCCACGGCACCGTTTGAGCCGGGGCTGGCAGCCCTGCCGCCGCAGTTGCCTCCGGCTTCACCCGAACAATCATGA
- a CDS encoding gamma carbonic anhydrase family protein yields MQTAFRSYKGTFPTIAPTCYIDPSAVLVGDIHLATDASIWPLVAARGDVNRISIGARTNVQDGSVLHVTRKSPETPNGHPLIIGQDVTIGHKAMLHGCQVGDRVLVGMGAILLDGAVIEDDVIIGAGCLVPPGKRLESGYLYIGSPAKQARPLTEQERAFLPVSADNYVRLKNDYLAED; encoded by the coding sequence ATGCAAACTGCATTTCGTTCCTACAAAGGTACTTTTCCCACCATCGCGCCAACCTGCTATATCGACCCCTCTGCCGTGCTGGTCGGTGACATTCACCTCGCAACAGATGCCAGCATCTGGCCCTTAGTTGCCGCACGCGGCGATGTAAATCGTATTTCCATCGGTGCTCGCACCAATGTTCAGGACGGCAGTGTGCTGCATGTCACCCGAAAAAGTCCGGAGACCCCGAATGGCCACCCACTAATTATTGGTCAAGATGTGACAATTGGCCACAAAGCCATGCTACATGGCTGCCAGGTGGGTGACAGAGTCTTGGTCGGGATGGGCGCGATTCTTCTTGATGGTGCTGTGATTGAAGATGACGTGATTATCGGGGCAGGGTGTCTGGTGCCGCCGGGAAAACGACTGGAAAGCGGCTATCTCTATATCGGCAGCCCGGCAAAGCAAGCGCGGCCACTGACCGAGCAGGAACGGGCATTTCTTCCCGTCTCTGCAGATAACTATGTCAGATTGAAAAACGACTATCTGGCTGAGGACTGA
- the tsaC gene encoding L-threonylcarbamoyladenylate synthase type 1 TsaC, translating to MENLTQVVAALQQGEVVAYPTEAVFGVGCDPDNEQAVHKLLALKQRPIEKGLILIAADYEQLAPYVDDSQLSEAQKQRIFETWPGPVTWVMPTKPGIPAFLTGQFDTIAVRVTDHPLVQQLCRQFGKPLTSTSANLTGQAPGRSAEEVKQQLGQYLPAILQGETGGRDNPSEIRDALTGKVFRQG from the coding sequence GTGGAAAATTTAACGCAAGTGGTTGCTGCGCTGCAGCAAGGTGAAGTGGTGGCTTACCCGACTGAGGCCGTGTTTGGGGTTGGGTGCGATCCGGATAATGAACAGGCGGTGCATAAACTGCTGGCGCTAAAACAGCGCCCGATTGAAAAAGGCCTGATCCTGATCGCTGCCGACTATGAGCAACTAGCGCCTTATGTGGATGACAGCCAGCTCAGCGAAGCGCAAAAGCAGCGGATATTCGAGACCTGGCCCGGCCCGGTGACTTGGGTGATGCCGACCAAACCGGGGATTCCGGCGTTTCTGACCGGACAGTTTGACACCATTGCGGTTCGGGTCACAGATCATCCGTTGGTGCAGCAGCTCTGCCGCCAGTTTGGTAAGCCGCTGACCTCAACCAGTGCCAACTTGACCGGCCAGGCGCCGGGGCGCAGTGCCGAAGAGGTGAAGCAGCAACTGGGTCAGTACCTGCCGGCTATTTTACAAGGGGAGACCGGCGGGCGTGACAATCCGTCTGAGATCCGGGATGCTCTGACAGGGAAAGTTTTTCGCCAAGGATAA
- the hemF gene encoding oxygen-dependent coproporphyrinogen oxidase: MQDVSKQAVKSFLLDLQDRICQALEQQDGQATFEQDAWEREQGGGGRSRVLRQGQVFEQAGVNFSHVYGAEMPGSATAHRPELAGRSFEAMGVSLVIHPNNPYVPTSHANVRFFIAEKEGEEPVWWFGGGFDLTPFYPFEEDCQHWHDTAKALCQPFGDEVYTEHKAWCDRYFFLPHRNETRGVGGLFFDDLNLWGFEKSFAYMQAVGNGYLDAYLPIVEKRKDTKYGERERQFQLYRRGRYVEFNLVYDRGTLFGLQSGGRTESILMSMPPLVRWEYCYEPESGSPEAALYEHYLKPRIW, translated from the coding sequence ATGCAAGATGTGAGTAAGCAAGCCGTAAAATCGTTTTTGTTAGACCTTCAGGATCGCATTTGCCAGGCCCTTGAGCAGCAAGACGGTCAGGCAACCTTTGAGCAGGATGCCTGGGAGCGGGAGCAAGGGGGCGGCGGCCGCAGCCGGGTCTTGCGCCAGGGCCAGGTGTTCGAGCAGGCCGGGGTAAACTTCTCTCACGTCTACGGGGCGGAGATGCCGGGATCTGCCACGGCGCACCGCCCTGAGCTGGCCGGGCGCAGCTTTGAAGCCATGGGGGTGTCACTGGTGATCCACCCGAACAATCCTTATGTGCCGACCTCCCATGCCAATGTCCGGTTTTTCATTGCAGAGAAAGAAGGTGAAGAGCCGGTGTGGTGGTTTGGTGGCGGTTTCGACCTGACCCCGTTTTATCCGTTCGAGGAAGACTGTCAGCACTGGCATGACACAGCCAAAGCTTTGTGCCAGCCATTTGGTGATGAGGTGTATACCGAGCATAAAGCCTGGTGTGATCGTTATTTCTTCCTGCCGCACCGGAATGAAACCCGGGGGGTGGGCGGTCTGTTCTTCGATGATCTGAACCTGTGGGGGTTCGAGAAGAGCTTTGCCTATATGCAGGCGGTCGGGAATGGTTATCTGGATGCGTATCTGCCGATTGTGGAGAAACGCAAAGACACGAAGTACGGTGAGCGCGAGCGCCAGTTCCAGCTGTACCGTCGCGGTCGTTATGTTGAGTTCAACCTGGTGTATGACCGCGGCACCTTGTTTGGCCTTCAGAGCGGTGGCCGGACCGAATCGATCCTGATGTCGATGCCACCTCTGGTACGCTGGGAGTATTGCTACGAGCCGGAGTCGGGATCGCCGGAGGCTGCACTTTATGAGCATTACCTCAAACCGCGTATCTGGTAG
- the aroE gene encoding shikimate dehydrogenase, with translation MDQYVVFGNPIAQSKSPLIHTLFARQTSQSMHYAAQLVPLGEFRVAADAFFADGGRGCNVTVPFKEDAYQYADQLTERAKLAGAVNTLKKLDDGLVLGDNTDGEGLVQDLLQHQVTLADQRILLIGAGGAARGVILPLLAQQPSSITITNRTLAKAEALVDAFAAHGPVNAVALDELAGGQYDVIINSTSASLSGQLPGIPESLIQPSKVCYDMVYGSGPTTFNQWAQQLGAKVVLDGLGMLVGQAAESFMLWRGLRPGAKQVQRELRRLMQE, from the coding sequence ATGGATCAATACGTAGTATTTGGCAACCCGATTGCGCAGAGTAAATCGCCACTGATACACACCTTGTTTGCCCGTCAGACCAGCCAGTCGATGCACTATGCAGCACAACTGGTGCCGCTGGGGGAATTCCGGGTGGCTGCGGATGCTTTTTTTGCCGACGGCGGACGGGGCTGTAATGTGACGGTGCCCTTTAAAGAGGATGCGTATCAATATGCCGATCAGCTGACCGAGCGCGCCAAACTAGCGGGGGCGGTCAATACCTTGAAGAAACTCGATGACGGGCTCGTGCTTGGCGATAATACCGATGGTGAAGGACTGGTGCAGGATCTGCTGCAACACCAGGTCACCCTGGCGGATCAGCGAATTCTGCTGATTGGGGCCGGGGGCGCTGCGCGGGGAGTGATCCTGCCGTTACTGGCGCAGCAGCCGTCATCCATCACCATCACTAACCGAACGCTTGCCAAAGCAGAGGCGTTGGTCGATGCCTTTGCGGCGCATGGCCCGGTCAACGCCGTCGCCCTCGATGAACTGGCGGGGGGACAATATGATGTGATCATCAATTCTACTTCTGCCAGCTTGAGCGGTCAGTTGCCTGGGATCCCGGAAAGCCTGATCCAGCCGTCTAAGGTGTGCTATGACATGGTCTACGGGAGTGGACCCACGACATTTAACCAATGGGCGCAACAGTTGGGTGCAAAAGTCGTGTTGGACGGACTGGGGATGCTGGTGGGACAGGCGGCAGAAAGCTTTATGTTATGGCGCGGCCTTCGTCCGGGCGCGAAGCAAGTCCAGCGGGAGCTGCGTCGTTTAATGCAGGAATAA
- the def gene encoding peptide deformylase — MSVLQVLTFPDERLRTVAKPVEAVTPEIQKIVDDMLETMYDEEGIGLAATQVDIHQRIVVIDISEERNQPMVLINPEIIEKHGEDGIEEGCLSVPGARALVPRAAIVTVKALNRDGEEYTFEADDLLAICVQHELDHLQGKLFVDYLSPLKRKRIQDKLAKIKRFNEKHANQA; from the coding sequence ATGTCTGTATTGCAAGTATTAACATTCCCTGATGAGCGTCTGCGCACGGTGGCCAAGCCCGTTGAGGCCGTGACTCCTGAGATCCAAAAAATTGTCGATGACATGCTGGAAACCATGTACGACGAGGAAGGTATCGGCCTGGCCGCTACTCAGGTCGATATCCACCAGCGCATCGTGGTGATCGATATCTCTGAAGAGCGCAATCAGCCGATGGTACTGATCAACCCGGAGATCATCGAAAAACATGGTGAAGACGGTATCGAAGAAGGATGTCTGTCGGTTCCGGGCGCCCGTGCCCTGGTGCCGCGTGCTGCTATTGTCACCGTCAAGGCCCTGAACCGCGACGGCGAGGAATACACATTCGAAGCCGATGATCTACTGGCTATCTGCGTTCAACACGAACTGGATCATCTGCAAGGCAAACTGTTTGTCGACTACCTGTCGCCGCTAAAGCGCAAGCGCATTCAGGATAAACTAGCGAAAATCAAACGCTTTAACGAAAAGCACGCCAACCAAGCCTAA
- a CDS encoding 5-(carboxyamino)imidazole ribonucleotide synthase: MKVLVLGAGQLARMMALAGAPLNIEVLAYDVGTGHVVHPLTQQLMMKGLNTAITYAHVITAEFEHIPHDILDLCAASGKFRPTAEAIKAGGDRRLEKSLLDRAGVANATYHLITTRDDFEQAIEKVGLPMVLKSALGGYDGKGQWRLKSADAKEAIWAELESFLQAAPEQAIVAEAFIPFDREVSVIGARGQDGSLAIYPLTENTHSNGVLSLSVAQSDSQALQAEAEAMFKALAETLDYVGVLAIEFFEVNGTLLVNEIAPRVHNSGHWTQQGAETCQFENHLRAVCGLPLGSTALLRPTAMVNILGEDTLDDAILGLPHCHVHWYGKEKRPGRKMGHINVCASPKCDLKAALDELAAHLDPQAFPVVRI, encoded by the coding sequence ATGAAGGTCTTGGTACTCGGCGCCGGGCAACTGGCAAGAATGATGGCCCTGGCCGGGGCGCCGCTCAACATTGAGGTTCTGGCCTATGATGTCGGCACCGGGCATGTAGTCCATCCGCTGACCCAACAGCTGATGATGAAAGGACTCAACACAGCGATCACCTACGCCCATGTGATCACGGCGGAATTCGAGCACATCCCGCATGACATTCTGGATCTCTGCGCCGCCAGCGGGAAATTTCGCCCGACTGCCGAAGCCATCAAAGCCGGAGGCGATCGCCGTCTTGAGAAGAGCCTGCTCGATCGCGCCGGCGTTGCCAATGCGACCTATCACCTCATTACAACCCGCGACGACTTTGAGCAGGCGATTGAGAAAGTCGGTCTGCCAATGGTGCTGAAAAGTGCCCTGGGCGGCTATGACGGCAAAGGGCAGTGGCGACTCAAATCGGCCGACGCCAAGGAAGCGATCTGGGCTGAGCTGGAATCCTTCCTGCAAGCGGCGCCGGAGCAGGCCATTGTCGCCGAGGCCTTCATCCCGTTTGATCGGGAAGTGTCGGTGATCGGCGCCCGCGGGCAAGACGGTAGCCTCGCCATTTACCCGCTGACCGAAAATACCCACAGCAATGGCGTCCTCAGCCTGTCGGTCGCCCAATCTGATTCGCAGGCGCTGCAAGCCGAAGCCGAGGCTATGTTCAAGGCACTGGCCGAAACGCTTGATTATGTCGGCGTGCTGGCGATTGAGTTCTTCGAGGTCAACGGTACCTTGCTGGTCAATGAAATCGCGCCGCGGGTTCACAACTCCGGCCACTGGACCCAGCAAGGCGCAGAAACCTGCCAGTTTGAAAATCATCTCCGCGCCGTGTGCGGGTTACCGCTGGGCAGCACCGCTTTGCTTCGCCCGACAGCGATGGTCAATATCCTCGGCGAGGATACTCTGGATGACGCAATCCTGGGTCTGCCGCACTGTCATGTTCACTGGTACGGGAAAGAAAAGCGACCGGGGCGGAAAATGGGGCATATCAATGTCTGCGCCAGCCCTAAGTGCGACCTGAAAGCCGCCTTAGACGAGCTGGCTGCACACTTAGACCCACAGGCATTTCCGGTAGTGCGGATTTAA
- a CDS encoding DUF1488 domain-containing protein, whose protein sequence is MNQDILFADIQHWDNAKQAVSFPAQQAGALITCWVSRAWLEQRAAQPLHQEADILAAFAASRFDLEELAEDLIEDEAFNAEGAIEIG, encoded by the coding sequence ATGAACCAAGATATATTATTTGCCGACATTCAGCACTGGGACAATGCCAAGCAAGCGGTAAGTTTTCCGGCGCAGCAGGCCGGCGCCTTAATTACATGCTGGGTCAGTCGGGCCTGGTTAGAGCAACGAGCTGCCCAACCACTCCATCAAGAGGCGGATATTCTGGCGGCGTTTGCTGCCAGCCGCTTCGACCTGGAAGAACTGGCAGAGGACTTGATTGAAGATGAAGCGTTTAACGCTGAAGGGGCCATTGAGATTGGCTGA
- a CDS encoding DUF494 family protein: protein MMDILMYLFETYIHSDVELLVDQDELSDELQRAGFHQEDIYKALTWLEKLAALQDTENTPYMNNSAVTSIRIYTAQEMARLDIACRGFLTYLEQIHVLSGDTREMVIDRVMELETAEFSLDDLKWIILMVLFNAPGNESAYSQMEELLYGVEDGYIH, encoded by the coding sequence ATGATGGATATCCTAATGTACCTGTTTGAGACCTACATCCACAGTGATGTGGAATTACTGGTCGATCAGGACGAGCTATCGGATGAGCTGCAACGCGCCGGCTTCCATCAGGAAGATATCTATAAAGCTCTGACATGGTTAGAGAAACTGGCTGCATTGCAAGATACCGAAAATACCCCGTACATGAATAATAGTGCGGTGACCTCGATTCGTATCTACACCGCCCAGGAAATGGCGCGTCTGGATATCGCCTGTCGCGGTTTTTTGACCTACCTGGAACAAATCCACGTGTTGAGCGGCGATACCCGTGAAATGGTGATTGATCGGGTGATGGAACTGGAAACGGCGGAATTCTCTCTTGATGATCTGAAATGGATTATTCTGATGGTGCTGTTCAATGCACCGGGCAACGAGAGTGCCTATAGCCAGATGGAAGAGCTTCTTTATGGCGTGGAAGACGGGTATATTCACTGA
- the purE gene encoding 5-(carboxyamino)imidazole ribonucleotide mutase: MKVGIIMGSKSDWPTMQHAAEMLERFNVPYETKVVSAHRTPHLLAEYAETAHERGIKVIIAGAGGAAHLPGMTAAFTSVPVLGVPVQSRALKGMDSLLSIVQMPKGVAVGTLAIGDAGAANAGLLAAQIIGTQDSTVMAAVDAFRQEQTETVLSNPNPAEDVS; encoded by the coding sequence ATGAAAGTCGGGATTATCATGGGCTCAAAGTCAGACTGGCCAACCATGCAGCACGCCGCTGAGATGTTGGAACGCTTCAACGTACCGTATGAAACCAAAGTGGTTTCAGCGCACCGGACTCCACACCTGCTGGCTGAATATGCAGAAACCGCCCATGAGCGCGGCATTAAGGTAATCATTGCCGGTGCCGGCGGCGCCGCCCATCTGCCAGGCATGACCGCCGCATTTACCAGTGTGCCGGTCCTGGGCGTGCCGGTCCAGTCACGGGCACTCAAAGGCATGGACTCTCTGCTGTCGATCGTCCAGATGCCCAAAGGGGTTGCTGTCGGTACCCTGGCCATCGGTGATGCCGGTGCCGCCAATGCCGGGTTGCTGGCCGCCCAAATCATCGGCACCCAGGACAGCACCGTGATGGCAGCCGTCGACGCGTTCCGCCAGGAACAAACCGAGACGGTCCTGAGCAACCCGAACCCGGCCGAGGACGTATCATGA
- the fmt gene encoding methionyl-tRNA formyltransferase, which translates to MSKPLRIVFAGTPDFAARHLAALLSSDHEVIAVYTPPDKPAGRGKKITASPVKQLALAHDIPVFQPENFKSDEAKQALAALNADLMVVVAYSHLLPQKVLDTPRLGCINVHGSILPRWRGAAPIQRSIWAGDAETGVTIMQMDVGLDTGDMLKIATTPIEASDTSATMYDKLAELGPVALVECVNDIADGTAVPVKQDDAQANYAKKLSKEEAQIDWSMDAAAIERCIRAFNPWPMSYFTVAGQNVKVWRAAVEADNQGQAPGTILAADKHGILVATGEGALRLLELQPPGKKAMPVPDLLNSRRDWFETGTVL; encoded by the coding sequence TTGAGCAAGCCGTTACGCATTGTCTTTGCAGGTACGCCTGATTTCGCCGCCCGTCACCTGGCGGCGTTGTTGTCTTCAGACCATGAAGTGATTGCCGTCTATACGCCACCCGACAAACCGGCCGGCCGCGGGAAAAAAATCACCGCTAGTCCGGTGAAGCAACTGGCGCTGGCGCACGATATTCCGGTTTTTCAGCCGGAAAACTTTAAATCAGATGAAGCCAAGCAAGCGCTGGCAGCACTGAACGCCGATCTGATGGTCGTGGTGGCCTACAGCCATTTGCTGCCGCAAAAGGTACTCGACACCCCACGTCTCGGCTGCATCAATGTTCACGGCTCCATCCTGCCACGCTGGCGGGGCGCGGCACCGATCCAACGCTCCATCTGGGCCGGGGATGCCGAAACCGGTGTCACCATTATGCAGATGGATGTGGGCCTGGATACCGGCGATATGCTGAAAATCGCCACCACGCCGATCGAAGCGAGCGACACCAGCGCCACCATGTACGACAAGCTGGCCGAGCTGGGCCCGGTCGCACTGGTTGAGTGTGTCAACGACATTGCCGATGGCACAGCCGTCCCGGTGAAGCAAGATGATGCCCAGGCCAACTACGCCAAAAAACTCAGCAAAGAAGAAGCCCAGATTGACTGGTCGATGGACGCTGCCGCCATTGAGCGCTGCATCCGTGCCTTTAACCCATGGCCGATGAGCTATTTCACCGTTGCCGGGCAGAACGTCAAAGTCTGGCGCGCCGCCGTCGAAGCCGACAACCAGGGCCAGGCACCGGGTACGATTCTGGCCGCTGACAAACACGGGATCCTGGTTGCCACCGGTGAAGGCGCCCTGCGCCTGCTGGAGCTGCAGCCGCCGGGCAAGAAAGCCATGCCGGTGCCGGATTTACTCAATTCGCGCCGGGACTGGTTTGAAACCGGCACCGTACTTTAA
- a CDS encoding DNA topoisomerase family protein, with the protein MAGKIDEQLFSAREHALEQHCPRCGAELVMRNSKRGPFLGCSAYPACDFIQSLSHNDGHIVKRLGTPCPECGEELLLRQGRYGMFIGCAGYPACHHIESPERKAADTQLTCPDCGRGHLVERKSRYGKTFYACDQYPACRFAVNFKPVAGACQQCGFGLLIEKKLASGIKLQCAARKCHAYQA; encoded by the coding sequence ATGGCAGGAAAAATTGACGAGCAACTGTTTTCAGCGCGAGAGCATGCGCTAGAGCAGCATTGTCCCCGGTGCGGCGCCGAATTGGTGATGCGCAACAGTAAGCGTGGCCCTTTTTTAGGCTGCTCGGCCTACCCTGCGTGTGATTTTATTCAATCGCTCAGCCACAATGACGGCCACATCGTCAAACGCTTAGGTACCCCTTGTCCGGAGTGTGGCGAAGAGCTGCTGCTCCGTCAGGGGCGTTACGGGATGTTCATCGGTTGTGCCGGGTACCCGGCATGTCATCATATTGAATCACCAGAGCGTAAAGCCGCAGACACCCAACTCACCTGCCCTGATTGTGGTCGGGGTCATTTGGTTGAGCGCAAGTCTCGCTATGGCAAAACGTTTTATGCCTGCGATCAATATCCAGCGTGCCGGTTTGCGGTGAACTTCAAGCCGGTGGCCGGAGCCTGCCAGCAGTGTGGCTTTGGTTTGTTGATAGAGAAAAAGCTGGCGAGCGGGATCAAATTGCAGTGTGCGGCGCGTAAATGTCATGCATATCAGGCGTGA
- the dprA gene encoding DNA-processing protein DprA — translation MNHDDLVAWLTLAAVPNLGGHKIYQLLPHASPRQLCRMSAEELNAIGFKPRQIEALLRPNERRIERCLQWAEGELQTIITLDSPDYPPLLKEIASAPPLLFVRGDPQWLHRPQMAVVGSRSASIDGRESAYAFAASLAVADYVVTSGLALGVDGQAHAGALSTGGATVAVLGSGLDKLYPARHRELAGHIIEQGALVSEFWPDEVPRPQNFPRRNRVISGLSVGVLVIEAAEKSGSLITARYALEQGREVFALPGSIHVPGSRGCNALIKSGAKLVESPVDIFEEIGSLTECVKSKQLDLPRPQPENEELPFSSVLANVGNEATPVDVVAERCKQPVHEVMTQLLELELRGVVSTVPGGYIRTRRG, via the coding sequence ATGAATCACGACGATTTGGTCGCATGGCTGACGCTGGCAGCGGTGCCGAATTTAGGCGGGCACAAGATCTATCAGCTTCTGCCACATGCTTCGCCCCGGCAGCTGTGCCGGATGTCCGCCGAGGAGCTCAATGCGATTGGCTTTAAACCGCGTCAAATTGAAGCCTTGCTTCGGCCGAATGAGCGGCGTATTGAGCGCTGTTTACAATGGGCTGAAGGCGAGCTGCAGACAATCATCACGCTGGACTCCCCCGACTATCCGCCCTTGCTCAAGGAAATCGCTTCGGCCCCGCCGCTGTTGTTTGTCCGGGGGGATCCCCAGTGGCTGCACCGGCCTCAGATGGCTGTGGTCGGTAGTCGTTCGGCCAGTATCGACGGGCGTGAGTCGGCTTATGCATTTGCGGCGTCGCTGGCTGTCGCGGATTATGTGGTGACCAGCGGACTGGCACTGGGCGTTGACGGCCAGGCCCATGCTGGTGCCTTGAGCACGGGCGGGGCGACGGTGGCGGTATTGGGCTCGGGGCTGGATAAGCTCTACCCCGCTCGCCATCGGGAGCTGGCAGGACATATTATTGAGCAGGGCGCGCTGGTGTCTGAATTCTGGCCGGATGAAGTGCCCCGGCCGCAAAACTTTCCGCGCCGCAACCGGGTGATCAGCGGCTTGTCGGTGGGCGTATTAGTCATTGAGGCGGCCGAAAAAAGCGGCTCGCTGATCACTGCGCGCTATGCTCTTGAACAAGGACGTGAAGTGTTTGCCCTGCCCGGCTCTATTCACGTGCCTGGTAGCCGGGGTTGCAATGCATTGATCAAATCCGGTGCTAAATTGGTAGAAAGCCCGGTCGATATTTTTGAGGAGATTGGCAGCCTGACTGAGTGTGTAAAAAGTAAGCAGTTAGATTTGCCGCGACCACAACCTGAAAATGAAGAATTGCCATTTTCATCGGTGTTGGCTAACGTAGGCAATGAAGCAACACCCGTAGATGTAGTTGCTGAACGCTGTAAACAACCCGTACATGAAGTGATGACGCAATTGCTGGAACTGGAATTGCGAGGTGTTGTCTCCACAGTGCCCGGTGGCTATATCAGAACGAGGAGAGGCTAG